In Nematostella vectensis chromosome 12, jaNemVect1.1, whole genome shotgun sequence, the genomic window cagatttttcCATCCCTGAGGTCATCATTAAGACATCtttaagataataacacaGTCCTCTATTGCTGCGGCGATTCGTTGGGGTTGGTTGCTGTCCTGTTAAAAGCATGCGATGCATTCCACCTCATCACTATAATGAACACGTAGGGAGCAATAagcactgttttttttgtagttcCTCTGCTAGTCAGCTTTTTTCGTTCCAAAGTGCTTTCGAGCATTAATACCGCAAATTTGTGACAATTCCTGTGCCATTTTACGTTATTTGTGACGGAGTTTCTAATGATGGACATCCAAATCCTCTAATATTCTCAAGCATCACAATCTTAATAACTTTGGTTGAGAAGGCAGATCTAAAGCATCTCGTTGGTGTTTGGTGTCTAGTTGACAGACACTTACAAAGCTCCATTATTAAATCAATCAAAATCTCTTTATTTAGCCAACGCCAAAATATCCGATAATTGCGATTAGTCGcagtataaaaaataaatgtaaaatccAGACAAAAGTTCTATTTAGTAGGTTATACACATTGTATAACCTACATCCTTTCTACATCAAGAATGAGCTTTTTTTACCTAAAATACGCGATTATATAAGGTACCTACAGCGTATACTGTGCCAATATAGGCCGCGATCTTGGATAACCGTGAGTGGGATTGGGTCTAGCTTTGAAAACTTTTTCTCTTAAATAAAGCGTTTTAATGCAACCGACGACAGTTTTatcttaaaatatttaacaaatagCGTTATATTTcccctacaaaaaaaaaacaatcaaatatctcgccttagttttggaaatacaaggtcttttaaatttcaccacagggagcccgcgATGGAcgttttttttgtgatttttattCCGTTATTACACAAAATCCTCAAGTGGTACCGATGGGCACCGGTCTCATTATTTATTAGCATCGTCTTGGCTatctttatgccaagtttggtgcttttgtccgctaTGTATAGATTGAAACACTAAGCGACCGGACTAGGGGGAGGATGGCCATACGTAAAAAGGGGGTACAATCACGTGCGCAAGGGCTGAGGCCCATGACATAATTTACGAACCATCGCAGGCGATAAACCTGAATTCGCTTCcaaacagggccgtagcagggggtggggcactgggggcacatgccccccccccaatattttcaaagttataaggaaataaccagtaggggtgtggctgtgctccccattgtttttttaatgtttctgttttgtgtccccccccctccaagtTTTTTAGGTCTGCTTCGGCTATGCCATAATGATGTTAGTcgataaaatatattttagctCACAAGACGGTAACAGCTGTGGAAGCAGTGTAGTGAGTTACCGTATCTTACATTATCCAGGTAGTCGAATCATCTCattcagggtaaaagtgatagggatgcttgtCGGGAAATTCACCCTAAAAGTACCCCATTTCTAAAGAAAAGGGCGTTTttttagaacatgccttgttgttgtcatatttatGTGTAATATACGATTTTGAGAGGTTTTCGTAACGGAATATACGACTTGTTACGAAAACCCCCCAAAATCGTATATTACACACaaatatgacaacaacaaggcatgttctaagttgtAAGGCAATTGTATtggcaatgtttcacaaaaaatcgcCACTTTaatccactcgttttacctctaagaataacagccgattccaaACTACGAACAAGCTTCGAAACCATtccctgggctacctgtggtaatGCAACAATATCTATAGTTATAGTGCACAACTCATTTCATTGCCAGTGGGCGCTTAGTTATAGAGTCTGTACTTTGTTGTAAATTGTAAATAGAAACTTGTGAGTGGTATAGCCTATCGTTCGGTCATTCTTATTTGTTAGAGGGGAGCTTATTTGAAGCCAGGCACTAAAAGGAGCATTTACGGAAATTTATTTAAGAAGAAATACTATGATGATCTAAGGAGCTGTAATTCTCGCACAACCACCAATGAGGTTTCTTATATTTGCTTCCACTACCATATAACTAATTTCGAATTGacatttattatatacatacttaaatactcactgaaaacatattCACAGGCGCGAACGATGTTCTTTCACCTTCACCGTGGTGAAGAAAAGCAGTTCGCGGTTCTGATTGGACGGACGATATTTTTTCACTGCTCTTGAATTGATTCAATCCCAACGCGGGGAGACGGGTAGCCTTGCATGTCACTTTTGTTATTGAGCCCCATTGAGCGAGAGAATGAAATTTTGCTGTAAAAATTGAAGAGAAATGGAAGACGAAAGATTTGCTACTCTCTATGACACTGTAGAGGGTTATGTAGAAAGTCTTGAAAACCATAATACAAAGGGAAAAACCGAGCGAGatgtaaagctgttaaaacgCTATCTAACATCATAGTCTCGTGCGTGacattagcgagacagattcatttcaatgtaagtttctgtctgtcttcaaCTGAACCGTCGAACAGCCAAGTCTAAAATGTTAggtaataagcttattatatatttctcagtatgtatataataaaaaaatacagaataAAAAGTGCTTTCTACAGTTTTTATTCATAAAAGAATGAATACGGCGAATATTTCTTCTGTATTGTAAAATCCAGCATGGAAAGcgctttttaaagtttttattcactcgttttgtataaaaaaactcGTGAATAAAAACTGTACGAGCGCACTTTTCCATATAGTATTCTCTATTTATTGAATACACATAAAAAATTGAATTCGGTGAATATTTCATCTGTATTGTAAAATACAGAAAGGTGGAGTTTCTGTACGCCCATTTAGGTGGTATTTTGCCTTTGTGTGAAGGCGATACGTATTCTATAAATAGTGTGTTTGTATTCTATACCTAGTGTGTTTATGAGTATTGTCTCTATATATAACATCTGTCTTTTTATGAATTATTGATCCTAAGGTGTACTCTCGAACGAGTAAAATCAAGGTACTAAGGACGAACGCTAAATCATTGGCGCTCAAAATAtaatatcaaggaaaaacacGAGATCGAATCAGAACGGTCTAGATCAGAAGTATACGGGAAAAACGCCGAGTATAACGACTTACGCCATTTATCGACCATAATGTATCGACGAAACTGAAAAAGAATCAGAAATAACGGTAATGGTTACAATGAGTTGCAGATTCCGATACACTCgataaattatataaaaaatatatatatttagacGTGTGCTCATCTGTGGCTCTTGGTTCTATGCTCATCTTATAAAAGGATGCTTGAAGAACTTGGGTTTGGACTATCAGTGTCGATCCTCTTCTCAACACTGGGGGGGATGTTGACTTCGTACTGGTTTGTTTACATGATTTCTGTGGTAGTAGCTTTAGAGACTTACATGTTTTGGAAATGGCAACTTATAAACTTCGAAGTTATTCAAGAACATGAAGAGGGAAGCAAAGTCTTTCAACAAAAACCAGAGGATCGGCGTTCGGGTTTATTCGAAAAGGTGAAAAAATCAATTGAGAGTAAATTCCACGAAGATAAACACCCTTCGAGGGCAAAGCACAGAGTTCGATAAAGTAATTGCTGAGAATACTTGCGGTTTCTGGTATTAAAGACTATGCCCACAATGAATATTTAACCGTACCACCAAAGTCAATAGAAAATAGACTAGAATatagaaaatgaaaaagagtGTAATTCATCCCAGCAGATTAAATCCGCATGAAcactgtgaaaaaaaaatcgactATTTCTTCATGTAAAAACAATAATGCAGGGGCTAGCAAGGGggtagccccccccccccccccccccccccttaaggcagccaaaaatacagtaaatgtatgagattatctaaaatacaggagaaaatgcgtTAAAAGGGTCTCTTGGACCCCCTCCTGTTAATAATCCTGGCTATACAAGATGTttcaatattcaaaataatataaaatgatCAATGACTGATAAAGTCTAGCCCTGGgtcttaaaaaaacatctttacATGTGGTATTTTACAAGTCAGGGAGTTCTTTAGTTCAGGAGCTGCTGATGGATAGAATAATTCGATTAACAAACGTGTTTAGCGAGCGAACCAATTGAAGGGAAAAGAACAGTTTCAGAAAGCGGGAAATTTGAGTTATCTAATTAGCAATAACTTATAAGTACAATGTCTTATGTCTAAAGTACAATGTCTTATGTCTTATGGTTTGCCTTAAAAGGCAAACAGAACTCAATTCAAATTAACCATTTCCTCGTTTATTTATGCTCCTGCTTGCGGTTCAAACTTAACAATACAACCAAACGCCTCGCTCAGAATTTTCTCACTAAAACTTGTCAAGAAATAAAACTTGTTGATGTCTGTCTCCCTATTTACCAGGAAAGATATGATAATGCGATTATCTCGCCTCTTTACGATGATATCTGAGTCTAGTTCGTCATAGAACACGCCTTCAATATATTTCCTAatcatgacgtcatccagTAGCCGATCTGACGCACCATAACTCCCCTTTAGACTTCCtgtacaaaaaagaaaaggcaaTTTGTGATTAAATTGTTATAAATCCCCAAATATCCTCCAATACCAGCAAAGTTCATAGGCCATACAAgcaaaaaaagacaataacATAATGTCTACCATATGATATACAGTGTGATACTAGATGATATACAATTGATAAAATTCATATTGTCACTTCCACCCATGTTGATCACATCTATGAATACATGTGGAGATAACAAGTTTAAACCAATGAGCTTTTAGTACATTTGAGAGCATCTGAAAGCGCATCATGTCCTCTTGCAGTTACAATGTTATCCTATTGATGCAATATTATCAGCACTCATTTGTTATGCTTCGCTGCACTTATCCgcttattattatttcgaGGCCCTCTTAATGTGTTAATACAGTAATCATAACAAATGCTATAAGGTATTCCAAGGATGGCCACTCTACATTATAGCCTTCGTGTCTTATGGCACAACTACATCCctgtgtgttgtgttacatACTATCGTCTTTATGTCTTATTGTACACTACATCCatgtgtgttgtgttacacACTATCGTCTTTATGTCTTATGGTTCACTACATCCctgtgtgttgtgttacatACTATCGTCTTTATGTCTTATGGTACACTACATCCCTGTGTGTTTTGTTACACACTATCGTCTTTATGTCTTATGGTACACTACATCCctgtgtgttgtgttacacACTATCGTCTTGTTTATATCTTATTGTACACTACATCCctgtgtgttgtgttacacACTATCGTCTTTATGTCTTATGGTTCACTACATCCTGCGTGTTGTGTTACATACTATCGTCTTTATGTCTTATGGTACACTACATCCctgtgtgttgtgttacacACTATCGTCTTTATGTCTTATGGTACACTACATCCctgtgtgttgtgttacacACTATCGTCTTTATATCTTATTGTACACTACATCCCTGTGTGTTGTGATACACACTATGGTCTTTATGTCTTCTGGTACACTACATCCTTGTGTGTTGTGATACATACTATGGTCTTTATGTCTTATGGTTCACTACATCCctgtgtgttgtgttacatACTATCGTCTTTATGTCTTATGGTACACTACATCCCTGTGTGTTGTGATACATACTATCGTTTTTATATCTTATTGTACACTACATTCCTGTGTGTTGTGATACATACAGTACTATCATCTCTATGTCTTATGGTTCACTACATCCTTGTGTGTTGTGATACATACTATCGTCTTTATATCTTATTGTACACTACATCCctgtgtgttgtgttacatACTATCGTCTTTATATCTTATTGTACACTACATTGCTGTGTGTTGTGATACATACAGTACTATCGTCTCTATGTCTTATGGTTCACTACATCCCTGTTGTTGTGTTACATACTATCATTTTCATGTCTTATTGTACACTACCTGTGTGTTGTGACTCAAACCCCTTGGTAACAGCAACCCTATAGCCAGGTGTTCGCTTTATCTTTGGAGCACCTTTAGGGACCTTTGCTTTGGTGACAGAACGATTACCCAGAATTCCTAGAGCCTCAGGGTGGCTGGTGACAGCAGCGAAACAACTTGATATTTTGAAATCTAGTGCTGACGACCTTGCCATCTGATTCAAAGCCTGTAGCAAAAAAAGACCTTCAGCACTAACTAAAAATCTATTTGCAGAGCAAGCAACAAAtagataaaataacaaaatatagcATATAACCCTAAAAATAGTTTTCATAAGAAACGGACCTCAGTGATATTTTTTGATGGGGGAGAGgctaattttttttgcttgatttttttcttgaacaCATAATTTGTAGTTGAAGCAGCAACAAGTTTCCCCATTTTTTAATGGGAATCCAGcgggtgtctacaaaacgaagacctaaagCCTAAAACCTGTGCCCCCATTAGCTACTGTACGACCCCCAAAATTTTGCCATTATTAGCCTACATTGTTTCCCaaaatggctacacagcgtGGAAGTTTCATGTGAAATCAGTGATCCTTATGAGATAATAagcttattcaattttttttttaattgtaaaaTAGTGAAATACTTGTGTTTCCAGGTGGTCGTTTCTTGAAACGCCGATAAACTCAGAAACCCGGAATGTCACCCGGTAAACTTTTTTAGGTGTTTCTTCCAAAATCTTAATTGACCGCTAACTTTTTACGGGAAATCGCTCTATGTTctagttgtgtcgagttgtagaaagttttcatcacagagaaaaccattccactgcccGGAAAAAGTGGGCCAATCAAGGCTTACATCATTTTATCGGATTTCcttccaaccaatcaggtttcatctctgtcaaatgatttgacattgagctgtcacagtgcgcctaaaaatataaacagctttGCAAAGTTATTAGAAGTTTTTCTAAtgagactttatttacttgttctttgtctttttttcgaaaaatGTCGACGCCACAGCAATTTTTGGGGTGcaagttgtctacagacatcgacaaaacTTGGATTTCAATATCtatttagccaatctattcataaatttggaaattataatttacttgTCGGGAACCCGTATCGGTACGCTAccaaaactttgttttgattaaCACTCTTCCTCGCCAGGGAGTTCGAAAACTTTTCTGGCTGCATTTTTCTAAATTACCGATAATTGCCGGGTCTGTTAGGTTACCAGGAGAGTTTTTGGGATAATTTTTCGGGCAAAGGAGCGTGTCTAAAAAAATGAGTGCAACTACGACGATTAAAAATAGTTCATTGGCGCGCACATGAGAATATTTCCTCCAtgaaaagcacaacaaaatCCGCTGAATTACCTCATtaggatcactgattccatATGAAACTTTCGCGCTGTGTAACCATTTGGGAAACAAGTTAGACTAAATAATAACAGAAATTTTTggggggtcgtagcttttggggtcgtagctttaggggtcgtagcttttggggtcacaggttttaggtattaggttttcgttttgtagacacccgAATCCACCGTGTGAATTGCTATGAAAAAATACCCGTGTGAATTGCTATGATTAAGAATCAGCAGTAACTTAGATATAAAAGAAGCTAGAGTAGATATACTTAATtgcaaatggaaaaaaaaatattgccttATAAGCCGAGGTTCTGAGCATTCCTGCCATACTTCGGAGATCTGTGGAGCAACATGCAAGTCAACTCAAGAGATTATGGAAACACgctcgtccgccattttgtctgGATGTCCCACTAAACACCGCGAGCCCCGCAGACACAGGGAACCAAACTCCACAACTTCCGCCGCGAGAAATACGAAAAATAAATGTTATTCGCATTGCATTtgaatacaaataaaataatataatcaaGCATCATTCCAGCCCATcgtctttattattttatccAACATGGCAAAAAGATGATTAAGTAGCTCTTTTTTTCAGACCGAACTATAAACAAGAACTCAGGCCTTCCCTGCCACGCAAGCATTTCAAGATGGCGTCCGGTGACAAGACATCCCAAATTTCTCCCTTGCTTTCTtttgattactcactgttataAGCTTACAAATCCAAAAAGTGTCAAAGGCTTGATCATGAGCTGGTTTGCTACATCGAGTTTTACCAGTTTTGCCAAAAGCGCCCTAGAGGAGGCTCAAAAATCGATCGATAAAGTTTTGGATATCGATGAAGGAACAGAGAGTGCATCCCAGTCTGCGAAGGCTGATCCGAATGGCAAGTGGACTGATTCAAGTGTTATTGCGAGGTTTTAGTGTCAAAAGGCACtcttatatcttttttttcttgttatgcGAATAGTTATCTTTTTTCTTGTAATTCGGAACATCGTCCTTACTACTGTTAAGTATAGTTATGCAATGGAACGATTAAGCTTACGTTTCTTAGGTTGGGAAATAATTCTACTTTTAAACAATTGATGTGCTTAATAGATACACTTGTGGTTGTAACAGTTTAATAAGACAGAGACAACTAAAACGCAAATGTTTGTACCATAGAGTTTTCCCTATGGCCAAGCTTGTGCTCAAATCACAGAATGCTTGTGCCTCATAAGCTTAAATGAAAAGTTCGTGCCTGCATTGCCAATGCCCTAATAACGGGAAACCTAAGTCTAGATAAAGCAAGACAGTCTTATACTGAAGccattaaatatatatatattaaccTGTTTAAACTTGTTTACAGCTTTTTTAATAGCTCCATCTTTTCACTTTACTTTTCAGTCTCAAAGATGACAGCTAAACAGTCAAAACTTGAAGGCAAAGCAGATAACCCCAAAAAGACCTCTTCTCAGTCCACCCCATTGCAACAATCCAATCCTGAAAGTAAATACCAGAGCAATGGAGGGGGTGACTTTTGGTCATCATTCCTGGGTGACCAGGGTGGTTCAGAGAAATCAACGAAACGAAAAACACCAGTAACTAAAGGGACAACCTCAGTTACCAAGGAAACAACATCAGTAACCAAGGGAATAATATCTGTTACCAAGGGAGAAGCATCAATCACCATAGGTGCCCCATTAGTTACCAAAGAAAGAACGTCATTTACCAAGGAAACAACATTAGTTAACAAAAGAGCAATGCAAGATACCAAAGAGGTAGAATCTGTTACAAAAAGTGCAACATCAGTTTTAAAAAGCACAGCATCAATTACCAAGGTTTCAGACAC contains:
- the LOC5508431 gene encoding 28S ribosomal protein S24-A, mitochondrial, whose translation is MAGMLRTSAYKALNQMARSSALDFKISSCFAAVTSHPEALGILGNRSVTKAKVPKGAPKIKRTPGYRVAVTKGFESQHTGSLKGSYGASDRLLDDVMIRKYIEGVFYDELDSDIIVKRRDNRIIISFLVNRETDINKFYFLTSFSEKILSEAFGCIVKFEPQAGA